In one window of Chitinophagales bacterium DNA:
- a CDS encoding nucleoside phosphorylase yields MNRIAESELIINARGAVYHLDVRPEELANTIITVGDPDRVAAVSKHFDRIEGKFQHREFITHTGYIGQKRISVVSTGIGPDNIDIVLNELDALANIDFATRTIKPQLNSLTIIRIGTSGSLQADIPVDGFVAGTHGLGVDNLLHFYKHSNNEEEVQLLQEFVTQTGLTGTQPYIAAAGISVLKHFVDGFHHGITVTCPGFYGPQGRVLRLGLTNPQLVDRLTDFRFGNHRISNFEMETSAIYGLGKLLGHQCLSLNAIVANRVQKAFSKDGGAAVEALIQKALGIIANIPE; encoded by the coding sequence ATGAACAGAATAGCAGAGAGTGAGCTAATTATTAATGCCCGTGGCGCTGTTTACCACCTTGATGTAAGACCTGAAGAACTGGCGAATACCATTATCACTGTTGGAGACCCTGACCGTGTAGCTGCAGTGAGCAAGCATTTTGATCGCATTGAGGGCAAATTCCAGCACAGAGAATTCATTACCCATACCGGCTATATCGGCCAAAAACGCATTTCTGTAGTGTCTACCGGTATTGGTCCTGACAATATTGATATTGTACTTAACGAACTGGACGCTTTGGCTAACATTGACTTTGCTACGCGTACCATCAAACCACAACTAAACTCCCTCACCATCATCCGTATCGGCACTTCAGGTTCTTTGCAGGCCGATATTCCTGTAGATGGATTTGTAGCGGGCACCCATGGTTTGGGTGTAGACAATTTGTTACATTTCTACAAACACAGCAATAATGAAGAAGAAGTGCAATTGCTGCAAGAATTTGTAACCCAGACAGGACTCACCGGCACACAACCTTATATTGCTGCTGCTGGCATCAGTGTATTGAAGCATTTTGTAGATGGATTTCATCATGGCATTACCGTTACTTGCCCGGGCTTCTATGGTCCACAGGGCCGAGTTTTGCGTTTGGGCCTAACGAATCCTCAACTGGTTGATCGCTTAACCGATTTCCGTTTTGGTAATCACCGTATTTCCAATTTTGAAATGGAGACCAGTGCGATTTATGGATTGGGTAAATTACTCGGTCATCAGTGCTTAAGCTTGAATGCCATTGTTGCCAACCGCGTACAAAAAGCATTTAGCAAAGATGGTGGCGCAGCTGTTGAAGCATTGATTCAAAAAGCATTAGGCATTATCGCAAACATACCCGAATAA